The genomic DNA attggtttgttttttttttttgtttgtttcatttgtgtCAGTAATGTGAATTAAATTTGCctatgaatatttttcattattaaagaTCTCTCTTGAAATCTTCACTATTCCTAtaggtttgatttttgtttgggttttgattttatttatttcttttaatattgaAGTACATGTCATTAGCTTTGACTTGTGCAAACCTGTTCTTTAGCCCTGCATCTTCGAGTAAGTTGAGGTGGGTGAAAGTAGACATAAAACATTCCTGGATCTATAACTCTTCAAATCAGCAGGTACAAACCAGTGTATTATTCATCAGTTCAGGGTACTGATTTCTCTTCCCAAAGGGTTAAAAATGTCTGTGAAGTGACCGTAGCTAAAACCAGCTTTACATCCTGATGAGGTGTATATACTTCTGAGCTTCATAAACTCTTGCTGTGCAGGATCAAACACTTGTGAGAAAGCCAGTTGGTCCCAAcaacttctgcattttttcatgtttctgttttggtgatggtttgcatttgcatttttaaatctgGCTCTAAAGTTCTAAGGGTAGAATTCCCCCCTGTGCTTGCAGGAAATTCAGGTTGTACACAGAGTAAGGAGTTTGAGCCTTATCAAATAATCAGCTGTTTAGAAAActcaatttaaaaagtaaatgctAGAAAAAAATGATTCTTCAATGCAGGTAGCATTACTCCAAGTGAATGAAATTCAACACTTCAATTAGGCTTTGTAGTAAGTGTTTAATGTGGATGAGAGGGCTCTTTGTGCTGACACTGTCACTTCATGAGCTTTTTCCAGTCAGTTCAAAGTTAACAAATGCTAAGATTTGTTAGTGGAGAAGTTTGATTTGTATCTTATAGCCAGTGGAGGGGGGATAAAAAGTTCATAGTGAATGATATTATCAatctgaaaaatctgtgaatctgaatgaaacaaaaattaatattgtcAGTTACTCCTTAAGCTGATAAACTCAGATTTCTATTTAATCGATAATTAGTGcatgggagaaaataaataacaggaaaaatgtttaCTTTGCCCATTTTGAGGTGGAGAGGCTGAGATGGAATGAAAGAGTATcaagaaaggggaaaatcaTTTCTTGTCATTACTGTGGccaaaaaaaagtcattttagATTTAAATATATTCAGTAGTCATGTATCTGATACCTACACAAAGGCTGAATCTCACCACACAAAAAGTCTGGCCACAAAAGGTATTTTCTGTGGTAGGGAGCTTTAGAGAAACATTTGGCAGCTTCACGGTCACATTCACATGCCATTTTTTGACATTTATCTTCTAGTGagtctgaaagaaaacacagtgagTTTGATATTAgtctgaagaaattaaaaatccccaatGGAATACCAAGAATTGCTCCCTCATGTTCCATATTTGCAGCACAAATGCCTTACATTTCAAGTGCAATAGGAGCTGTACTGAGTTTTGGTAAGACTGGAAGCTTTGCATCAGTCAGTAATCACTGATCTTGGCAGGTGAAAATACAACAGCCAGATAAAGTCTTAAATactcttctaatttttttaataaagggaCTCTGATAACTGATCTCTCTTTAGAAAGTGGTATGGGgtcctccctgcctttcctcttGCTCTAGTGAAACTTGATTTTGGGAAGATATTCCATTCACATACCCTTTATAATCTACTCTAGGATATAGCATTAAAACTAATACATGGGATGTATACATGGCATGCAAAGGTGTTCCATGTCCAGCCTAAACTGCCCACCTTTTTTTATTAAGGGGTTCAGTAAGAAGTTAGGAAAACTGTGTTTGTGTGATTAATCCATGTCTTGTCATGTTTGTTTTATAACTGTAGTGTTGTAACTTAACAGATTTCTTGGCATGAGTGTTTCTTCTTGGCATGAACATTTTCTTCTACAGCAATGTATTTTGGATTCAGTGTGCCAACCCAGaagtgtgtggtttttttctctctgtaactGTCTGTAAACTGAAGAATCCTTGATTACATTTTGTCTGAGTGTTTACCATTTTAAAAGCTTAGCCAAATCACTGCTTGAGATTTGTCCAGGAGCAGAACAAGTGTTCAGTTTTGTGAATGAACTCAAATTCTGCCATGAAAGGGAAGTATTCTTAATGTAAACGTGTTTATGCTGCAGCTAGCTACTCAATAGCACAGGTAGCATGAACAACATGATAggacaaaaaatgaaaacatgttaACTGAGAACTATTGCTTCTTCTGTTCTTCTCCTGGTATTGCTCCAGATTTTATCTTCCCCATGCTATGCCAGGGACTGGTTTCCTCACACCATGCCTGATATCTTGGCCAGTATTTTGAATATTGTCAGGAGCAAAATCTTTACAGCCAAATCAGGGTGGACTGTAATGTGATTAATTAGTGTGAGAGAAGATGTTTTGTCCATCTGGAGTAGGGGAAGATATGAGCAAGTAGAGATTCTGAATGAGGTAGACATTTGGGCAAAGTAAAGACTGAAtatgaaggaggaaaggaagtcATGTCCAaactttcatttgttttcaggTCAGGCAAATTCTAAACTGAGTATGAAATGAGAGGGTTTTGTGTTCTCTGTAAATGGCCAACTGTTGCCTTTAAACCATGGTAGTCAGAAACTCAAACTTGTTTTAAACTAATTTATGTAAGggtttttacatttctgtagTGCAAATAATAACCAATTTTTTAAAGCTCATTTGCATTCTAGGTAGAAGCATAAAATTATATCCAAAGTAACTGACTGAgcatctgattttaaaaacaaaacaagcaaacaaaatcccaaacagcacacaaacaaaaaaccaatataaaaatgtgacagaaacaagaaaaaaacccctgtaaaTATTGGGGGCTTGTGAGAAGCTACAGTTTCAATGAGTCTTTGAGTATATTGAAAAGCATTCGCTAAAACTTTGGGAGTTGtgaaaaaataatgcaaaagaaaagctgctttttcctgttaagcattttttggggtttttctttctttgtgatTTCTTTGTGCTTCCCTTACATGGCAAGTTTATTTTGGAACAATCCAACAAAATTTATCAGGATGTGGTCAGCAATCTGTTGCAATTTGTACACTTGTctcatgtaaatattttcaaattaatatttgttaATTTAACTTCCAGAAATAAACATACtcatcaaatattttattacctCATTGTTTGAAACTGTAACCTGTAATTATGAATTCATTCATAAATTGCAGCCATCAGTGCAACTGATCAGGGATAAATATGCCAAAACCACATCCATTATAAACTTACAAATAGTGGGGAATATTTTCTGCTAAAGTAGGGAAAACATCCTTTTTAAACTGTTACAATTTTCCTATCTCTGTTTATAGTTGCTCTCCAGCTGGAGACTTGCAGGGAGTAGCATAACATGGGTTCCTCAGCAAATGTAAATGCTGAGTAAAAGGATGGTTGTGCTTGTGTTTCCTGGAAAGGTAATAGATGCTTCTAGCtcacagttttgtttccttatgTCAGTCAGAGGGAGgattaagaaaaagaagctgcATTCAGTTGATTGGTTTAGGTGTGCTTTCTGGAGGCACAGTATATCCTGGcaaaaaaagttacaaaaggAAGGATGGTAAACTAACAGTTCTACAGTTAATTAAGAAAATACCTTTCTAAAGAGATAATTAgtagaattaagaaaaaaaacaaaccaaacaaataatcCAACACCAAAAAACTCCCGATTGCTCACTCACCACACACAGCAGAATTGTCCTTGCATTCCCAGTGGTAACTTTCAGTCTTTGGCTGACACCCTGCTTGTTCTGCCCTCCCATAGCAGCAGTCGTGGTGAAAGCAGCACCTGAGAGGAACAGAGATAGTGATTTATGGTCACACAGTCTGGTGAGGTTTATCAGTGGGTTACTACAGCTGTGGAATAATAAAACACTCAACATAGTAAGTGTACAAGCATTACCTGCTCAGGAACCAAACCAGGGTAATGGTTTAATAGATCACCTGGAAAAAATTACTactttttcatgtaaaaaatgatgagaaaaatgTCTGATGTACATTGAGCTAGTTGAATCTTCAGACCATTCTCAGTTATATGTGAGTATGCTTTTCTCCTAGCCCCTTCCACAAAATGAACTGTTATCTCATTATTATCAGAAAATTTGGAAAGTTGCTCATAATTATTGTTTCAAAATTGTTCTTGTCATAATTGGCATAAAGAATTTTTAGGCTTTCTATTGACATTGTGAAACTGAACAGTACAGATAAGAATTAATGGCATTTAATGcttaaaaaaggcattaaagTATGCTGGTGTAGTGTCTCTGCTGTGGAATCATTGCAAGCCCAGAAAAGCAAGGAGAGGAGGTAACAAGAACCTGAAATGATGCAGCTTGTAAGTTTTTGCTGCAAACTAATGACATCCTTTCTTTTTGACTTGCTGGAAGAACTGGGTGTATCCACAAaatattcattcattcattcattcattcattcattcattcattcattcattcattcattcattcattcattcattttcctcccagcagacTAAAACCATCAGATTGCAATAGGTAGATGGTGTTTAGGTTGCCTGAGGAACTTGtgtctgcaaaaggaaaagttaaTGCTGTGAGCTCTCACTTTGCAATTactgtttttcctgtgcttaTTAAGTAATTACCTGGTCATTCCCCACAAATCATTGTGTAAAGATCCTGTGGTACATAACAGTTGAACAACACAGCTCAGTAACTCCCTTTCATGCatagaaactttaaaaaagtcCCAAAGcacacaacaacaaaaccagaacaaaacccaaaatcatcTTCTTGTCAGCTAATGTTCAATTATAAGTTACATTGATGATAGTCACTATGCTGTGATTTAGTGCTAAATTGAAAGATTTGGgttttagaattatttttcagcagGTTGAATTTTGCATAATTCTTATGTATTATTTTGAATACTAATAATGGAATGGAACTGTCTAATCTAATGGAAGAtagtaaaatcaaaatatttttttattgccttttttttaatttttactttagaTAGCTTCAATGTTTGAACTTTAAAGCTTCTCCAACAATACTTCAGTTATTTAACTCTTTGCTGAAACACAACAGCAAAGAAACTCAGTTGTACTGTGAATCCTGTACTAATGCAATGAGAATTTGCATTAAAGGCAAGATTGTGTAGATCTACAGCAACACAATTTGAGTGCCTCAGAATTTCTTAGCGATCTGACCTGTGTTTAAATTCAGTTCCCTCTTTCAAATAGGCCTCATTTATATTTTAGTCCTTTCATTTGTCATCTGCATTCAGCACTGAATCATTCAGACAAACAGTTATCTCACCAGTCCACTCTGTCCATGGGCCATCCCTTTCCCCCCAGGCCGCAGTAGCAGCCGTAGCGCAGGTAGGCGAAGGGCGAGCGCCCCGTGCTGCACCTGATGGCTCCGGCCAGCTCCAGAATTCCCCTTCGACTTCTCACACGGCCTTCCCCAACGGTGCCTTTAGAAACTGCAAGAAAAACTGTTATTGAATCCAACATGCAAATATGATATAGTTCggattgtttgggttttttaaagatctGATAATAAATGATAGTACTTGAAAATAATCCAGTTTGATTTTTGACACTTTGGGGCCACGCTGCATGACCCAGTCCCTTTGTCCCCAGTCCATAGTGAGCAGAATACTGGACCCTGAGAACAGCTGCAGTGCTTTCCTGCCATGGAGGCAGTGTACAATGGCAGACCAGTCATTTCCAGTCTTCCAGCTGCTGAGGGCCAGCATGTGTTCTGTGGCCCAGGCCCACCCAGTTGCTAAGATTAGCTGCCCCAGGGTTGCAGTGT from Camarhynchus parvulus chromosome 14, STF_HiC, whole genome shotgun sequence includes the following:
- the PLA2G10 gene encoding group 10 secretory phospholipase A2 — protein: MDASATQNQIFTLNAQESTAAVLRVQYSAHYGLGTKGLGHAAWPQSVKNQTGLFSSTIIYYQIFKKPKQSELYHICMLDSITVFLAVSKGTVGEGRVRSRRGILELAGAIRCSTGRSPFAYLRYGCYCGLGGKGWPMDRVDWCCFHHDCCYGRAEQAGCQPKTESYHWECKDNSAVCDSLEDKCQKMACECDREAAKCFSKAPYHRKYLLWPDFLCGEIQPLCRYQIHDY